The Mesorhizobium loti genome includes a region encoding these proteins:
- a CDS encoding WD40 repeat domain-containing protein codes for MPTVAPLDLEGHCIAAVFLGDVPHFALADGAVHRLDHGHKTVQANDGLLAAFHDVANDRLITGGEDGKVFAVKAGGEATELTSAGKKWITSVAAGPQGAIAYATGKTAYVRFADGKTREFVHPRSVEGLAFSPKGMRFGVARYNGATLHFPAAEGKPVELEWAGAHTGVTFSPDGAFLVTTMQENALHGWKLADGKHMRMTGYPGKVKSLSWSVKGKWLASSGAPAAIVWPFSGKDGPMGKAPLELGTRGNAMVTAVACHPSQDVVAVGYDDGMVMAVRFADAKEVLLRRPGKGAITSMMWDKEERRVAFGSAAGDCGVIDITV; via the coding sequence ATGCCCACAGTCGCCCCGCTTGATCTCGAAGGCCATTGCATTGCCGCCGTCTTCCTTGGCGACGTGCCGCATTTCGCGCTGGCGGACGGCGCCGTCCATCGGCTCGACCATGGCCACAAGACGGTTCAGGCCAATGATGGGCTGCTGGCCGCCTTCCACGATGTCGCCAATGACCGGCTGATCACCGGCGGCGAGGACGGCAAGGTGTTTGCCGTGAAAGCGGGCGGCGAGGCCACCGAACTGACCAGTGCCGGAAAAAAGTGGATCACCAGCGTTGCTGCCGGGCCGCAGGGCGCCATCGCCTATGCGACGGGCAAGACCGCCTACGTGCGCTTTGCCGACGGCAAGACCAGGGAATTCGTCCATCCGCGTTCGGTCGAGGGACTGGCCTTCTCGCCCAAGGGCATGCGCTTCGGCGTTGCCCGCTACAATGGCGCGACGCTGCATTTCCCGGCCGCCGAAGGCAAGCCGGTGGAGCTCGAATGGGCCGGCGCCCACACCGGCGTCACCTTCTCGCCGGACGGCGCCTTCCTCGTCACCACCATGCAGGAAAATGCATTGCACGGCTGGAAGCTCGCCGACGGCAAGCACATGCGCATGACCGGCTATCCCGGCAAGGTCAAAAGCCTGTCGTGGAGCGTGAAAGGCAAATGGCTGGCGAGTTCCGGCGCGCCGGCGGCGATTGTCTGGCCGTTTTCAGGCAAGGACGGTCCAATGGGCAAGGCGCCGCTGGAACTCGGCACGCGCGGCAACGCCATGGTGACGGCTGTCGCCTGCCACCCGAGCCAGGATGTCGTCGCCGTCGGCTATGATGACGGCATGGTGATGGCGGTGCGTTTTGCCGACGCCAAGGAAGTGCTGTTGCGACGACCGGGCAAGGGCGCCATCACCTCGATGATGTGGGACAAGGAAGAACGCCGCGTCGCGTTCGGCAGTGCGGCCGGCGACTGCGGCGTCATCGACATCACGGTCTGA
- a CDS encoding aspartate aminotransferase family protein: MHSSDSSKTIGGISRDRIAELRDTEGAAFRKARPRSQAKAGNGLPGFFGGVPMHWMNDWPTPFPILVDSAKGATITDIDGIRLDDFCLGDTGSMFGHSPPPVARAIRRQAGRGLTYMLPSEDALAIGPLLQQRFGLPFWQIATTATDANRVALRVARAITGREKILVFNGCYHGSVDETMVRLIDGKPVNRPGLAGEFRDLTRTAKVIEFNDVSALEAALRDKDVACVIAEPVLTNSCMVLADPGYHDALRRLTRQAGTLLLIDETHTISTGPGGYTRKYGLDPDFFVLGKPIAGGVPASVWGMSDDVASRYANYNRTKEPGYSGMGTTLSANPLQFAAMRATLEEVMTSENYDRMDHLARRLDAGLTGVIDRHRLPWHVSRVGARVEFICAPGPLRNGAEAEVAHAPELEAAIHVALVNRGVLIAPFHNMMLISPATSGAQVNRLITAFGAVAAKLAA; the protein is encoded by the coding sequence ATGCACAGCAGCGACAGTTCAAAGACCATCGGCGGTATCAGCCGAGACCGCATCGCAGAATTGCGCGACACCGAGGGGGCGGCCTTCCGCAAGGCGCGGCCAAGGTCGCAAGCCAAGGCCGGCAACGGCCTGCCCGGCTTCTTCGGCGGCGTGCCAATGCACTGGATGAACGACTGGCCGACGCCGTTTCCGATCCTGGTCGATAGCGCCAAAGGCGCGACCATCACCGACATCGATGGTATCAGGCTCGACGATTTCTGCCTTGGCGACACCGGCTCGATGTTCGGCCATTCGCCGCCGCCGGTGGCGCGCGCCATCCGCCGTCAGGCAGGACGGGGCCTGACCTATATGCTGCCCTCGGAAGACGCGCTCGCCATCGGGCCGCTGCTGCAGCAGCGTTTCGGCCTGCCGTTCTGGCAGATCGCGACGACTGCAACCGACGCCAACCGCGTTGCGCTGCGCGTGGCCCGCGCCATCACCGGCCGGGAGAAAATTCTGGTCTTCAATGGCTGCTATCACGGCTCGGTCGACGAGACGATGGTGAGGCTGATCGACGGCAAGCCCGTCAACCGGCCGGGGCTGGCGGGCGAGTTCCGCGACCTGACCCGCACGGCCAAGGTCATCGAGTTCAACGATGTTTCAGCACTCGAAGCCGCGCTCAGGGACAAGGATGTCGCTTGCGTCATTGCCGAGCCGGTGCTGACCAATTCCTGCATGGTGCTGGCCGATCCGGGCTACCATGACGCACTGCGCAGACTGACGCGCCAAGCCGGTACACTGCTTCTGATCGACGAGACGCATACGATCTCGACCGGCCCCGGCGGCTACACGAGGAAGTATGGTCTCGACCCGGACTTCTTCGTGCTAGGCAAGCCGATTGCCGGCGGTGTGCCGGCAAGTGTGTGGGGCATGAGCGACGACGTCGCTTCGCGCTATGCCAACTACAACAGGACCAAGGAACCAGGCTATTCCGGTATGGGCACGACGCTCTCGGCCAATCCGCTGCAGTTCGCGGCGATGCGCGCCACGCTCGAAGAGGTGATGACCAGTGAGAATTATGACCGGATGGATCATCTGGCGCGGCGGCTCGATGCCGGGCTGACCGGCGTGATCGACCGCCACCGCCTGCCCTGGCATGTTTCGCGCGTCGGCGCCCGCGTCGAGTTCATCTGCGCGCCCGGCCCGTTGAGGAATGGCGCCGAGGCGGAAGTGGCGCATGCACCGGAACTGGAGGCCGCCATCCATGTCGCGCTGGTCAATCGCGGCGTGCTGATCGCACCCTTCCACAACATGATGCTGATCTCGCCGGCGACGTCAGGTGCCCAGGTCAACCGGCTGATCACCGCCTTCGGCGCGGTTGCGGCAAAGCTTGCGGCGTGA
- a CDS encoding MarR family transcriptional regulator, with translation MAFQKERSAGFLANHMARLFANGLQQRIRPLGLAPAQFMTLLALWDEDGLTQRELVQRLNVEQATMANTLIRMERDGLIERRLHPEDGRSQSIHLTAKAVGLREPATQAARLQNEAALTGFSEDERLMFLDLMRRAIASMQAG, from the coding sequence ATGGCATTTCAGAAGGAACGATCCGCCGGATTCCTGGCCAACCACATGGCGCGGTTGTTTGCCAACGGGCTGCAGCAGCGCATCCGGCCGCTTGGCCTGGCGCCAGCCCAGTTCATGACGCTGCTGGCGCTGTGGGACGAAGATGGCCTGACGCAACGCGAACTCGTGCAGCGTCTCAACGTGGAACAGGCGACGATGGCCAACACGCTGATCCGTATGGAACGTGACGGGCTGATCGAACGACGCCTGCACCCCGAAGACGGGCGCTCGCAGTCGATCCATCTCACCGCGAAAGCCGTTGGCCTGCGCGAACCGGCGACGCAGGCCGCGCGTTTGCAGAACGAGGCGGCACTGACCGGCTTCAGCGAGGACGAGCGGCTGATGTTTCTCGACCTGATGCGACGCGCCATCGCCTCGATGCAGGCAGGCTGA